The following are encoded together in the Bombus affinis isolate iyBomAffi1 chromosome 6, iyBomAffi1.2, whole genome shotgun sequence genome:
- the LOC126917802 gene encoding uncharacterized protein LOC126917802 isoform X3: MENAEDVKTTVELYIYDLTKGIASMMSRLVIGQHVEGIWHTAIVAYGREYFFGPSGIQTARPGGTVLGEPHKVERIGETYLPYSVFFEYINGLGVSTFAPGTYNLFKHNCNSFTNEVSNFLVGQDIPKYILDLPEEILQTPIGQQIGGLIEGLCSSASRAFIVDPTFLEPRNHREVSPEFQLLNEAIEEARLNSIALEERRNEINEKLAKKDRKKKKKKKEKKQKGSKDSGASDSNSTGPSNCTHMAESESAISLSEMQASNGESTEVLPSERVMQMEEEEKKELEERKRHRDPPIVFKDSVDIKEEYQTLVKLLNGKLNEEERVCIDELRQYVLENEGSWALGDNFLNFVGRILYDKALASDARVKLLNILSVAALKDDVILLLHQDRREHIIMNYAFDIDRHPAEEQLPLAQFLANMFENLSSSEWLLYISEWQHQTQNISNIRVTTKVAVHSLLSNSVDLQIRGAAIIHNLACKEVFDDVAVELTMALLQYFNGSPAEEQLYACMKSLARFTQISGQDVPQLIQMIGPEPNKFRGTSERIDEQIDQVNKKLR; encoded by the exons ATGGAAAACGCGGAAGATGTGAAGACGACCGTGGAATTATATATCTATGACCTTACAAAGGGCATCGCCTCTATGATGTCTAGACTCGTCATcg GTCAACATGTAGAGGGTATATGGCACACGGCGATCGTTGCTTACGGAAGAGAATACTTCTTCGGCCCATCTGGAATTCAAACTGCTCGGCCC GGTGGCACAGTGTTAGGAGAGCCGCACAAAGTGGAAAGAATCGGCGAAACATATCTGCCATATTCTGTCTTCTTCGAATACATAAACGGCTTGGGAGTGTCTACGTTCGC CCCGGGTACTTATAACCTCTTCAAACATAACTGCAACAGCTTCACAAACGAAGTCAGTAATTTTCTGGTGGGTCAAGATATTCCCAAGTATATCCTAGATCTGCCGGAGGAAATACTACAAAC ACCGATCGGACAACAGATTGGAGGACTCATAGAAGGTTTGTGCAGTAGCGCGAGTAGAGCATTTATAGTTGATCCAACATTCCTTGAACCAAGAAATCATAGAGAGGTTTCGCCGGAATTTCAACTTTTAAATGAAGCTATCGAAGAAGCAAG attaaattcaatcgcgctagaagaaaggagaaacgagaTCAACGAGAAACTCGCgaagaaagatagaaagaaaaaaaagaagaagaaggagaagaagcaAAAAGGAAGCAAGGATAGTGGTGCGAGCGATAGCAATAGTACCGGACCCAGTAATTGTACACACATGGCGGAAAGTGAAA GTGCTATAAGCCTGAGCGAAATGCAAGCTTCGAACGGCGAGAGCACGGAGGTGCTACCATCGGAGAGAGTGATGCAGATggaggaagaagagaaaaaggaactGGAAGAAAGGAAACGTCATCGAGATCCCCCCATCGTGTTTAAGGACTCAGTGGATATCAAAGAAGAGTACCAGACGTTAGTCAAGCTGCTGAATGGGAAATTGAACGAAGAGGAACGCGTGTGCATAGATGAGCTTCGACAATACGTCTTGGAGAACGAGGGTTCCTGGGCTCTCGGAGACAACTTTTTAAATTTCGTAG GACGAATACTGTATGATAAAGCTCTGGCGAGTGACGCAAGGGTGAAATTATTGAACATACTCTCGGTTGCTGCGTTAAAGGACGATGTAATCTTACTATTGCATCAGGACAGAAGGGAACATATAATTATGAATTACGCTTTTGATATCGATCGTCATCCTGCCGAAGAGCAACTTCCTCTTGCACAATTT ttgGCAAACATGTTCGAAAACCTTAGTAGTTCAGAATGGTTGTTGTATATATCGGAATGGCAACATCAAACTCAAAATATCAGTAACATAAGGGTAACGACGAAAGTTGCAGTGCATTCGTTGCTTTCCAATTCGGTTGACTTGCAAATTCGTGGTGCCGCTATTATTCACAATCTTGCCTGCAAGGAG GTGTTCGATGACGTCGCTGTAGAATTGACAATGGCACTGttgcaatatttcaatggcAGTCCTGCTGAAGAACAGTTGTACGCGTGCATGAAGTCATTGGCACGTTTCACGCAGATCAGCGGCCAAGATGTACCGCAACTTATACAAATGATTGGGCCGGAACCAAACAAGTTTCGCGGAACGTCCGAGAGGATCGATGAACAAATCGATCAGGTTAATAAGAAGTTGCGTTAA
- the LOC126917802 gene encoding uncharacterized protein LOC126917802 isoform X1, with amino-acid sequence MENAEDVKTTVELYIYDLTKGIASMMSRLVIGQHVEGIWHTAIVAYGREYFFGPSGIQTARPGGTVLGEPHKVERIGETYLPYSVFFEYINGLGVSTFAPGTYNLFKHNCNSFTNEVSNFLVGQDIPKYILDLPEEILQTPIGQQIGGLIEGLCSSASRAFIVDPTFLEPRNHREVSPEFQLLNEAIEEARLNSIALEERRNEINEKLAKKDRKKKKKKKEKKQKGSKDSGASDSNSTGPSNCTHMAESESAISLSEMQASNGESTEVLPSERVMQMEEEEKKELEERKRHRDPPIVFKDSVDIKEEYQTLVKLLNGKLNEEERVCIDELRQYVLENEGSWALGDNFLNFVGRILYDKALASDARVKLLNILSVAALKDDVILLLHQDRREHIIMNYAFDIDRHPAEEQLPLAQFLANMFENLSSSEWLLYISEWQHQTQNISNIRVTTKVAVHSLLSNSVDLQIRGAAIIHNLACKEKMNKSKNLRRLLPKGSISKVFDDVAVELTMALLQYFNGSPAEEQLYACMKSLARFTQISGQDVPQLIQMIGPEPNKFRGTSERIDEQIDQVNKKLR; translated from the exons ATGGAAAACGCGGAAGATGTGAAGACGACCGTGGAATTATATATCTATGACCTTACAAAGGGCATCGCCTCTATGATGTCTAGACTCGTCATcg GTCAACATGTAGAGGGTATATGGCACACGGCGATCGTTGCTTACGGAAGAGAATACTTCTTCGGCCCATCTGGAATTCAAACTGCTCGGCCC GGTGGCACAGTGTTAGGAGAGCCGCACAAAGTGGAAAGAATCGGCGAAACATATCTGCCATATTCTGTCTTCTTCGAATACATAAACGGCTTGGGAGTGTCTACGTTCGC CCCGGGTACTTATAACCTCTTCAAACATAACTGCAACAGCTTCACAAACGAAGTCAGTAATTTTCTGGTGGGTCAAGATATTCCCAAGTATATCCTAGATCTGCCGGAGGAAATACTACAAAC ACCGATCGGACAACAGATTGGAGGACTCATAGAAGGTTTGTGCAGTAGCGCGAGTAGAGCATTTATAGTTGATCCAACATTCCTTGAACCAAGAAATCATAGAGAGGTTTCGCCGGAATTTCAACTTTTAAATGAAGCTATCGAAGAAGCAAG attaaattcaatcgcgctagaagaaaggagaaacgagaTCAACGAGAAACTCGCgaagaaagatagaaagaaaaaaaagaagaagaaggagaagaagcaAAAAGGAAGCAAGGATAGTGGTGCGAGCGATAGCAATAGTACCGGACCCAGTAATTGTACACACATGGCGGAAAGTGAAA GTGCTATAAGCCTGAGCGAAATGCAAGCTTCGAACGGCGAGAGCACGGAGGTGCTACCATCGGAGAGAGTGATGCAGATggaggaagaagagaaaaaggaactGGAAGAAAGGAAACGTCATCGAGATCCCCCCATCGTGTTTAAGGACTCAGTGGATATCAAAGAAGAGTACCAGACGTTAGTCAAGCTGCTGAATGGGAAATTGAACGAAGAGGAACGCGTGTGCATAGATGAGCTTCGACAATACGTCTTGGAGAACGAGGGTTCCTGGGCTCTCGGAGACAACTTTTTAAATTTCGTAG GACGAATACTGTATGATAAAGCTCTGGCGAGTGACGCAAGGGTGAAATTATTGAACATACTCTCGGTTGCTGCGTTAAAGGACGATGTAATCTTACTATTGCATCAGGACAGAAGGGAACATATAATTATGAATTACGCTTTTGATATCGATCGTCATCCTGCCGAAGAGCAACTTCCTCTTGCACAATTT ttgGCAAACATGTTCGAAAACCTTAGTAGTTCAGAATGGTTGTTGTATATATCGGAATGGCAACATCAAACTCAAAATATCAGTAACATAAGGGTAACGACGAAAGTTGCAGTGCATTCGTTGCTTTCCAATTCGGTTGACTTGCAAATTCGTGGTGCCGCTATTATTCACAATCTTGCCTGCAAGGAG AAAATGAACAAAAGCAAAAATCTGCGGCGACTTTTACCAAAAGGCAGCATTTCTAAG GTGTTCGATGACGTCGCTGTAGAATTGACAATGGCACTGttgcaatatttcaatggcAGTCCTGCTGAAGAACAGTTGTACGCGTGCATGAAGTCATTGGCACGTTTCACGCAGATCAGCGGCCAAGATGTACCGCAACTTATACAAATGATTGGGCCGGAACCAAACAAGTTTCGCGGAACGTCCGAGAGGATCGATGAACAAATCGATCAGGTTAATAAGAAGTTGCGTTAA
- the LOC126917802 gene encoding uncharacterized protein LOC126917802 isoform X2 gives MENAEDVKTTVELYIYDLTKGIASMMSRLVIGQHVEGIWHTAIVAYGREYFFGPSGIQTARPGGTVLGEPHKVERIGETYLPYSVFFEYINGLGVSTFAPGTYNLFKHNCNSFTNEVSNFLVGQDIPKYILDLPEEILQTPIGQQIGGLIEGLCSSASRAFIVDPTFLEPRNHREVSPEFQLLNEAIEEARLNSIALEERRNEINEKLAKKDRKKKKKKKEKKQKGSKDSGASDSNSTGPSNCTHMAESESAISLSEMQASNGESTEVLPSERVMQMEEEEKKELEERKRHRDPPIVFKDSVDIKEEYQTLVKLLNGKLNEEERVCIDELRQYVLENEGSWALGDNFLNFVGRILYDKALASDARVKLLNILSVAALKDDVILLLHQDRREHIIMNYAFDIDRHPAEEQLPLAQFLANMFENLSSSEWLLYISEWQHQTQNISNIRVTTKVAVHSLLSNSVDLQIRGAAIIHNLACKEVKTVVFDDVAVELTMALLQYFNGSPAEEQLYACMKSLARFTQISGQDVPQLIQMIGPEPNKFRGTSERIDEQIDQVNKKLR, from the exons ATGGAAAACGCGGAAGATGTGAAGACGACCGTGGAATTATATATCTATGACCTTACAAAGGGCATCGCCTCTATGATGTCTAGACTCGTCATcg GTCAACATGTAGAGGGTATATGGCACACGGCGATCGTTGCTTACGGAAGAGAATACTTCTTCGGCCCATCTGGAATTCAAACTGCTCGGCCC GGTGGCACAGTGTTAGGAGAGCCGCACAAAGTGGAAAGAATCGGCGAAACATATCTGCCATATTCTGTCTTCTTCGAATACATAAACGGCTTGGGAGTGTCTACGTTCGC CCCGGGTACTTATAACCTCTTCAAACATAACTGCAACAGCTTCACAAACGAAGTCAGTAATTTTCTGGTGGGTCAAGATATTCCCAAGTATATCCTAGATCTGCCGGAGGAAATACTACAAAC ACCGATCGGACAACAGATTGGAGGACTCATAGAAGGTTTGTGCAGTAGCGCGAGTAGAGCATTTATAGTTGATCCAACATTCCTTGAACCAAGAAATCATAGAGAGGTTTCGCCGGAATTTCAACTTTTAAATGAAGCTATCGAAGAAGCAAG attaaattcaatcgcgctagaagaaaggagaaacgagaTCAACGAGAAACTCGCgaagaaagatagaaagaaaaaaaagaagaagaaggagaagaagcaAAAAGGAAGCAAGGATAGTGGTGCGAGCGATAGCAATAGTACCGGACCCAGTAATTGTACACACATGGCGGAAAGTGAAA GTGCTATAAGCCTGAGCGAAATGCAAGCTTCGAACGGCGAGAGCACGGAGGTGCTACCATCGGAGAGAGTGATGCAGATggaggaagaagagaaaaaggaactGGAAGAAAGGAAACGTCATCGAGATCCCCCCATCGTGTTTAAGGACTCAGTGGATATCAAAGAAGAGTACCAGACGTTAGTCAAGCTGCTGAATGGGAAATTGAACGAAGAGGAACGCGTGTGCATAGATGAGCTTCGACAATACGTCTTGGAGAACGAGGGTTCCTGGGCTCTCGGAGACAACTTTTTAAATTTCGTAG GACGAATACTGTATGATAAAGCTCTGGCGAGTGACGCAAGGGTGAAATTATTGAACATACTCTCGGTTGCTGCGTTAAAGGACGATGTAATCTTACTATTGCATCAGGACAGAAGGGAACATATAATTATGAATTACGCTTTTGATATCGATCGTCATCCTGCCGAAGAGCAACTTCCTCTTGCACAATTT ttgGCAAACATGTTCGAAAACCTTAGTAGTTCAGAATGGTTGTTGTATATATCGGAATGGCAACATCAAACTCAAAATATCAGTAACATAAGGGTAACGACGAAAGTTGCAGTGCATTCGTTGCTTTCCAATTCGGTTGACTTGCAAATTCGTGGTGCCGCTATTATTCACAATCTTGCCTGCAAGGAGGTAAAAACTGTG GTGTTCGATGACGTCGCTGTAGAATTGACAATGGCACTGttgcaatatttcaatggcAGTCCTGCTGAAGAACAGTTGTACGCGTGCATGAAGTCATTGGCACGTTTCACGCAGATCAGCGGCCAAGATGTACCGCAACTTATACAAATGATTGGGCCGGAACCAAACAAGTTTCGCGGAACGTCCGAGAGGATCGATGAACAAATCGATCAGGTTAATAAGAAGTTGCGTTAA
- the LOC126917802 gene encoding uncharacterized protein LOC126917802 isoform X4, with the protein MENAEDVKTTVELYIYDLTKGIASMMSRLVIGQHVEGIWHTAIVAYGREYFFGPSGIQTARPGGTVLGEPHKVERIGETYLPYSVFFEYINGLGVSTFAPGTYNLFKHNCNSFTNEVSNFLVGQDIPKYILDLPEEILQTPIGQQIGGLIEGLCSSASRAFIVDPTFLEPRNHREVSPEFQLLNEAIEEARLNSIALEERRNEINEKLAKKDRKKKKKKKEKKQKGSKDSGASDSNSTGPSNCTHMAESESAISLSEMQASNGESTEVLPSERVMQMEEEEKKELEERKRHRDPPIVFKDSVDIKEEYQTLVKLLNGKLNEEERVCIDELRQYVLENEGSWALGDNFLNFVGRILYDKALASDARVKLLNILSVAALKDDVILLLHQDRREHIIMNYAFDIDRHPAEEQLPLAQFVFDDVAVELTMALLQYFNGSPAEEQLYACMKSLARFTQISGQDVPQLIQMIGPEPNKFRGTSERIDEQIDQVNKKLR; encoded by the exons ATGGAAAACGCGGAAGATGTGAAGACGACCGTGGAATTATATATCTATGACCTTACAAAGGGCATCGCCTCTATGATGTCTAGACTCGTCATcg GTCAACATGTAGAGGGTATATGGCACACGGCGATCGTTGCTTACGGAAGAGAATACTTCTTCGGCCCATCTGGAATTCAAACTGCTCGGCCC GGTGGCACAGTGTTAGGAGAGCCGCACAAAGTGGAAAGAATCGGCGAAACATATCTGCCATATTCTGTCTTCTTCGAATACATAAACGGCTTGGGAGTGTCTACGTTCGC CCCGGGTACTTATAACCTCTTCAAACATAACTGCAACAGCTTCACAAACGAAGTCAGTAATTTTCTGGTGGGTCAAGATATTCCCAAGTATATCCTAGATCTGCCGGAGGAAATACTACAAAC ACCGATCGGACAACAGATTGGAGGACTCATAGAAGGTTTGTGCAGTAGCGCGAGTAGAGCATTTATAGTTGATCCAACATTCCTTGAACCAAGAAATCATAGAGAGGTTTCGCCGGAATTTCAACTTTTAAATGAAGCTATCGAAGAAGCAAG attaaattcaatcgcgctagaagaaaggagaaacgagaTCAACGAGAAACTCGCgaagaaagatagaaagaaaaaaaagaagaagaaggagaagaagcaAAAAGGAAGCAAGGATAGTGGTGCGAGCGATAGCAATAGTACCGGACCCAGTAATTGTACACACATGGCGGAAAGTGAAA GTGCTATAAGCCTGAGCGAAATGCAAGCTTCGAACGGCGAGAGCACGGAGGTGCTACCATCGGAGAGAGTGATGCAGATggaggaagaagagaaaaaggaactGGAAGAAAGGAAACGTCATCGAGATCCCCCCATCGTGTTTAAGGACTCAGTGGATATCAAAGAAGAGTACCAGACGTTAGTCAAGCTGCTGAATGGGAAATTGAACGAAGAGGAACGCGTGTGCATAGATGAGCTTCGACAATACGTCTTGGAGAACGAGGGTTCCTGGGCTCTCGGAGACAACTTTTTAAATTTCGTAG GACGAATACTGTATGATAAAGCTCTGGCGAGTGACGCAAGGGTGAAATTATTGAACATACTCTCGGTTGCTGCGTTAAAGGACGATGTAATCTTACTATTGCATCAGGACAGAAGGGAACATATAATTATGAATTACGCTTTTGATATCGATCGTCATCCTGCCGAAGAGCAACTTCCTCTTGCACAATTT GTGTTCGATGACGTCGCTGTAGAATTGACAATGGCACTGttgcaatatttcaatggcAGTCCTGCTGAAGAACAGTTGTACGCGTGCATGAAGTCATTGGCACGTTTCACGCAGATCAGCGGCCAAGATGTACCGCAACTTATACAAATGATTGGGCCGGAACCAAACAAGTTTCGCGGAACGTCCGAGAGGATCGATGAACAAATCGATCAGGTTAATAAGAAGTTGCGTTAA
- the LOC126917802 gene encoding uncharacterized protein LOC126917802 isoform X5 yields the protein MLATKANSSAVLFTGGTVLGEPHKVERIGETYLPYSVFFEYINGLGVSTFAPGTYNLFKHNCNSFTNEVSNFLVGQDIPKYILDLPEEILQTPIGQQIGGLIEGLCSSASRAFIVDPTFLEPRNHREVSPEFQLLNEAIEEARLNSIALEERRNEINEKLAKKDRKKKKKKKEKKQKGSKDSGASDSNSTGPSNCTHMAESESAISLSEMQASNGESTEVLPSERVMQMEEEEKKELEERKRHRDPPIVFKDSVDIKEEYQTLVKLLNGKLNEEERVCIDELRQYVLENEGSWALGDNFLNFVGRILYDKALASDARVKLLNILSVAALKDDVILLLHQDRREHIIMNYAFDIDRHPAEEQLPLAQFLANMFENLSSSEWLLYISEWQHQTQNISNIRVTTKVAVHSLLSNSVDLQIRGAAIIHNLACKEKMNKSKNLRRLLPKGSISKVFDDVAVELTMALLQYFNGSPAEEQLYACMKSLARFTQISGQDVPQLIQMIGPEPNKFRGTSERIDEQIDQVNKKLR from the exons ATGCTTGCAACGAAAGCAAACTCCAGTGCTGTACTATTTACG GGTGGCACAGTGTTAGGAGAGCCGCACAAAGTGGAAAGAATCGGCGAAACATATCTGCCATATTCTGTCTTCTTCGAATACATAAACGGCTTGGGAGTGTCTACGTTCGC CCCGGGTACTTATAACCTCTTCAAACATAACTGCAACAGCTTCACAAACGAAGTCAGTAATTTTCTGGTGGGTCAAGATATTCCCAAGTATATCCTAGATCTGCCGGAGGAAATACTACAAAC ACCGATCGGACAACAGATTGGAGGACTCATAGAAGGTTTGTGCAGTAGCGCGAGTAGAGCATTTATAGTTGATCCAACATTCCTTGAACCAAGAAATCATAGAGAGGTTTCGCCGGAATTTCAACTTTTAAATGAAGCTATCGAAGAAGCAAG attaaattcaatcgcgctagaagaaaggagaaacgagaTCAACGAGAAACTCGCgaagaaagatagaaagaaaaaaaagaagaagaaggagaagaagcaAAAAGGAAGCAAGGATAGTGGTGCGAGCGATAGCAATAGTACCGGACCCAGTAATTGTACACACATGGCGGAAAGTGAAA GTGCTATAAGCCTGAGCGAAATGCAAGCTTCGAACGGCGAGAGCACGGAGGTGCTACCATCGGAGAGAGTGATGCAGATggaggaagaagagaaaaaggaactGGAAGAAAGGAAACGTCATCGAGATCCCCCCATCGTGTTTAAGGACTCAGTGGATATCAAAGAAGAGTACCAGACGTTAGTCAAGCTGCTGAATGGGAAATTGAACGAAGAGGAACGCGTGTGCATAGATGAGCTTCGACAATACGTCTTGGAGAACGAGGGTTCCTGGGCTCTCGGAGACAACTTTTTAAATTTCGTAG GACGAATACTGTATGATAAAGCTCTGGCGAGTGACGCAAGGGTGAAATTATTGAACATACTCTCGGTTGCTGCGTTAAAGGACGATGTAATCTTACTATTGCATCAGGACAGAAGGGAACATATAATTATGAATTACGCTTTTGATATCGATCGTCATCCTGCCGAAGAGCAACTTCCTCTTGCACAATTT ttgGCAAACATGTTCGAAAACCTTAGTAGTTCAGAATGGTTGTTGTATATATCGGAATGGCAACATCAAACTCAAAATATCAGTAACATAAGGGTAACGACGAAAGTTGCAGTGCATTCGTTGCTTTCCAATTCGGTTGACTTGCAAATTCGTGGTGCCGCTATTATTCACAATCTTGCCTGCAAGGAG AAAATGAACAAAAGCAAAAATCTGCGGCGACTTTTACCAAAAGGCAGCATTTCTAAG GTGTTCGATGACGTCGCTGTAGAATTGACAATGGCACTGttgcaatatttcaatggcAGTCCTGCTGAAGAACAGTTGTACGCGTGCATGAAGTCATTGGCACGTTTCACGCAGATCAGCGGCCAAGATGTACCGCAACTTATACAAATGATTGGGCCGGAACCAAACAAGTTTCGCGGAACGTCCGAGAGGATCGATGAACAAATCGATCAGGTTAATAAGAAGTTGCGTTAA